The segment GGGCCGAGCTGGAGGCCATGCGGCAAGAACTGGCCGAACTGGAGAACGGCACCCGACCAGAGGAACTGGAACGAGGCCGAGCCGAGCTGGCCCGAGCCGCCGCCCTTCGCGATTTCGCCCAGGCTGCCCGACGACGCATCGAGGGGCTAATTCGGAATCGACAGGCCAGCGCCCAGGAACTCGACGAGGTCGTCTCCAACGCCGAGGCCGCCGAGCAAGCCTACAACTCGGCTCAGGCCGCGCTCGATCTGCTGATCGCCGGCCCCCGGGTCGAACAGGTGGCTCGGGCTCGGGCCAAGGTTGCGGCGCAGGAAGAAGTGATCAATCGGCTCGAAGACCGCCTGGCCGAACATACCATCGTCGCCCCCTTCACCGGCTACGTCGTGACCGAGCATACCGAGGTCGGCCAGTGGCTCGGCCGGGGAGACCCGGTGGTGGATCTCGTTGAACTGGACCGCGTGGACGTGGAAGCGAGCGTGGTCGAGGACGACATCCGCTACATCTCCGTCGGCACGTCGGCGCGCGTCGAGGTTTCATCTCTGCCCGACAAGGCCTTCACCGGAGCCGTCGCCCTGGTGGTGCCTCAGGCCGATTTGCGGTCGAGAAGCTTCCCGGTCAAGGTTCGCCTGACGAATGAAGACGTCCACGGCACTCCGATTCTCAAGGCCGGGATGATTGCCCGCGTGACCCTTCCCGTCGGCCCCGAGCATCCGGCCCTCCTGGTGCCGAAAGACGCCCTGGTCCTCGGCGGCCCCAGTCCCCGCGTTTTCGTCTTCGAGCCTGCCTCCGATGGCAACGACCCGGCGCTGGGCACGGTTCAGCCCGTTCCCGTGACCCTTGGGGTGGCCGCCGGGGCGCTCGTCGAAGTGACTGGCCCGTTGCAGGCCGATCAACGCGTGGTGGTGCAAGGCAATGAACGCCTCCGGCCCGGCCAGGAGGTTCGCGTTCTTCGGACGATCGAGGTTGAAGCCGACGCACCATCCGAACCCCCTCCTGCCGACGCGACCCCCGACGATGTCGCCGCCGTCAGCAGCGGCGGCTGACATCCCGATGACCCCTGGGATGAGGCAGCGGACCAGGATCTCAGGCCAGAATCAATCATTCGGTCGTTTTCCCTCCGAATCGCCTCGCTGCCGGATGGACACCGTTCCCGCCCCGTTTTTCTCCGCATCACGCCGACCCCCAAGCCCGCTCGATCGACCGAACTGGAGGAGCAACGTCGACCCATGAAACCCAACGAGCTGATCGAGCAGGGCGGGGCCGATCTGGTCGCCGCCTGCGTCAAGAACAAGGTGAAGGTGACGGTTGGCGTCTTGCTTGTCGCCCTCTTCGGCGGCATCGCCCTGGTCACGATGCCGACGCAGTTGACGCCCGAGGTCCAGGTTCCGACGATCAGCGTCGAAACCCGATGGCCCGGCGCGAGTCCTCAGGAAATTGAGCGGCAGATTGTCCAGGAGCAGGAAGATCAGCTCAAGAGCGTCGAGGGCGTGACGAAGATGTCCTCGGAGTCGTCCACCTCGCTGGGGACGATTACCCTGGAATTCCCGGTCGGCACGAACATGGCCGAGGCCTTGCTGAAGGTCAACACCCGCCTGCAACAGGTGCCGACGTACCCGATCGACGCCGACGAGCCGGTGGTGAGTACCGCCAGCCTCTCCGACCGGCCGATCGCCTGGTTCATTCTGGGCCAGGTGCCCCCCAGCAATGAAGAAATCCTCGCCTTTTCCGAGGAACACCCGGAACTGGCCGAGGCGCTCGCTCCGGCCCTGAAGACGGCTCACATCGGCCTGAAGCTCCGGCGCTTGCGGTTCGCGGCCGAAGAACATCCCGAGATCAAGGAACTCCTGCCGGAGGAGATCGACGTCCCGACCCTCCGCCGGTTCGCCGAAGACGTGATCGAGGCCCGGTTCGAACGGGTGCCGGGCGTTTCGAACTCCAACGTCAACGGTGGGCGAACCATCGAGATGCAGGTGGTGGTCGATCCCGAGCGGCTCGCCGCGCGCGAACTGACGATCGTGGACGTACGCGACGCCCTGCGGCGGCAGAATGTCGATACCTCCGGCGGCGACTTCTGGGAAGGCAAACGACGCTACGTCGTCCGGACCCTCGGGCAGTTCCGGAGCCCGGAGCAGGTCGAGGCGGTCATCATCGCCCGACGGGATGACCGGCCCGTTTACGTCCGAGACGTGGCCGACGTCCAGATCGGCTATCGCAAGCCCGAGGGCATGGTCCGGCGCTACGGCACCTCGGTGATCGCCATCAACGCCCAGCGTGAGACGGGTGCCAACGTACTCGACGTCATGGCGGGCCTTCGCGAAGCGACGGAAGAGCTGAACGAAGGCCCGCTCCGATCGCGTGGCCTCGAACTGATGCAGGTTTACGACGAAACTGAATACATTTATTCAGCGATTGGATTAGTTCAGTCGAATATCGTCGTCGGCGGTTTGTTGACGGTGGCCGTTCTGCTTGTGTTCCTGCGCAGTGGGCGCTCGACCCTCGTGATCGGTCTGGCAATTCCGACCTCGATCATCGGCACTTTTCTGATCCTCAATCTTCTGGGCCGCTCGCTCAACGTCATCAGTCTTGCCGGTCTGGCGTTCGCTGTCGGCATGCTGGTCGATAACGCGGTGGTGGTGCTTGAGAATATTTATCAGCACTACCAGCGAGGGGATCGGGTCTTCGTGGCTGCGGTTCGAGGGACTCGGGAGGTCTGG is part of the Tautonia marina genome and harbors:
- a CDS encoding efflux RND transporter periplasmic adaptor subunit, whose translation is MIARGQNRLNLRVPQAAAAMFMALTAGAVSSAQQTGPTPVAVSTVVSRSVADGRSFVGSVVPVRESTVGSTVEERVAEFLVDEGERVEAGQPLAKLRTRTLEIELDGSRAELEAMRQELAELENGTRPEELERGRAELARAAALRDFAQAARRRIEGLIRNRQASAQELDEVVSNAEAAEQAYNSAQAALDLLIAGPRVEQVARARAKVAAQEEVINRLEDRLAEHTIVAPFTGYVVTEHTEVGQWLGRGDPVVDLVELDRVDVEASVVEDDIRYISVGTSARVEVSSLPDKAFTGAVALVVPQADLRSRSFPVKVRLTNEDVHGTPILKAGMIARVTLPVGPEHPALLVPKDALVLGGPSPRVFVFEPASDGNDPALGTVQPVPVTLGVAAGALVEVTGPLQADQRVVVQGNERLRPGQEVRVLRTIEVEADAPSEPPPADATPDDVAAVSSGG